The following are encoded together in the Elusimicrobiota bacterium genome:
- a CDS encoding tRNA (cytidine(34)-2'-O)-methyltransferase, giving the protein MNVVLCDPEIPWNTGSIGRTCVATGSSLHLVGKLGFSLEERQIRRSGLDYWTSLKLVRHENFAAFENSLPENASLIFFSTRGARTLWEAPFERGSFLIFGSESRGLPDALLKRYEDRVYRIPISGAVRSLNLSTAAAVALYEGLRRNKAVT; this is encoded by the coding sequence GTGAACGTCGTCCTGTGCGATCCCGAGATCCCCTGGAACACCGGCAGCATAGGAAGGACCTGCGTGGCCACGGGGAGCTCTCTGCACCTGGTGGGCAAGTTGGGATTTTCACTGGAAGAGAGGCAAATTCGGCGCTCGGGGCTGGATTACTGGACGAGCCTCAAGCTCGTCCGCCACGAAAACTTCGCGGCATTTGAAAACTCTCTCCCGGAGAACGCCTCACTCATATTTTTCTCCACCAGGGGGGCACGCACTCTGTGGGAAGCTCCCTTTGAACGGGGCAGCTTCCTCATATTTGGCTCCGAATCCCGCGGCCTGCCGGACGCGCTTTTGAAGCGCTACGAGGATCGCGTCTACCGCATACCCATTTCCGGGGCCGTGCGCTCTCTCAATCTTTCCACCGCCGCGGCCGTGGCGCTCTACGAGGGCCTGCGCCGAAATAAAGCTGTAACCTGA
- a CDS encoding PHP domain-containing protein, producing the protein MKMTVRGLGVCLLLLNGPSSASGAVSGEFRPATPDLRLHSPSIALPPVRILQAGLKLFPVGDIRPRARPKLESWGALGPLFDGDIPCALHSDTFEIPTDHEGNPLIVPGHLVHLLPSARATHPQAWTAQANFHLHSRFSDGSLEPEDVVAALHGAGVREFALTDHDTVTGVERAWRKAMELGMSIHPGIELSAERGIHIGALDVDIFNPGLVALLSRIRAIRLRKAHTFIQQLKKLKNVAISIEEVIAQSYFNQGGTIEIVHLARVLVQRGLIHSVDEAYTTYLTPDVVGSAGDPNDPKAEEILGIVRASGGLAFLNHPYTIRGDDPADILKKIKSVLGMGVNGIEVYRPVGDNPRRADDQAGQYLLWVDEFNLLAGNGGDFHGMDTRLNNLAIHMPIILADQLLEALREPQRRALAALQGRQR; encoded by the coding sequence ATGAAAATGACTGTGCGGGGATTGGGCGTTTGCCTTCTATTGCTGAACGGCCCAAGTTCGGCCTCGGGAGCCGTTTCCGGAGAGTTCAGGCCTGCCACGCCCGATCTCCGGCTGCACAGCCCTTCCATTGCCCTGCCTCCGGTGCGCATCCTTCAGGCGGGGCTCAAGCTTTTCCCGGTCGGTGATATACGCCCGCGTGCGCGTCCCAAGCTCGAGTCTTGGGGAGCGCTCGGGCCGCTATTCGATGGGGATATTCCCTGCGCCCTCCATTCAGATACCTTTGAGATTCCGACCGACCATGAAGGCAACCCGCTCATCGTTCCCGGCCATCTCGTTCATTTACTTCCCTCCGCGCGCGCGACGCATCCGCAGGCTTGGACCGCGCAGGCCAATTTTCACCTCCACAGCCGCTTCTCAGACGGGAGCTTGGAGCCAGAGGATGTGGTCGCGGCCCTGCATGGGGCGGGAGTCCGGGAATTCGCCCTCACCGACCATGACACAGTCACTGGGGTCGAGCGGGCTTGGAGAAAGGCCATGGAACTCGGGATGAGCATCCACCCGGGCATAGAGCTTAGCGCCGAGCGGGGTATTCATATCGGAGCCTTGGATGTGGACATTTTTAATCCTGGCCTCGTCGCGCTCCTGTCCCGCATCCGTGCCATCCGCCTGCGCAAGGCCCATACCTTCATCCAGCAATTGAAAAAGCTCAAGAACGTCGCGATCAGCATCGAGGAAGTGATCGCCCAGTCCTATTTCAATCAAGGCGGGACCATCGAGATCGTGCATTTGGCCCGGGTTCTGGTCCAGAGGGGGCTCATCCACAGCGTGGACGAGGCTTACACCACGTATCTCACCCCCGACGTCGTGGGCAGCGCCGGGGATCCCAATGACCCCAAGGCCGAGGAGATATTAGGCATCGTCAGGGCGTCCGGGGGCCTGGCCTTCCTCAATCATCCCTACACGATCCGGGGCGACGATCCCGCGGATATATTGAAGAAGATCAAAAGCGTGCTCGGCATGGGTGTTAACGGCATCGAGGTCTACCGGCCCGTGGGAGACAATCCCCGGCGCGCCGACGACCAGGCGGGCCAGTACCTGCTTTGGGTCGATGAGTTTAATCTCCTGGCCGGCAACGGCGGAGATTTCCACGGCATGGACACGCGCCTCAACAATCTTGCCATCCATATGCCCATAATCTTGGCCGACCAGCTTCTGGAGGCGCTCCGGGAGCCTCAGCGCAGAGCCTTGGCGGCCCTGCAAGGGCGCCAGCGCTGA